A genomic window from Gemmatimonadaceae bacterium includes:
- a CDS encoding peptide chain release factor 3 produces MPSVTAPAISAAALADQIARRRTFAIISHPDAGKTTLTEKLLLYGGAIHQAGSVKARKAQKHATSDWMALEQERGISVTSSVLQFEYHGYNVNLLDTPGHADFGEDTFRTLVAADSVVMLLDNRKGVEERTRQLFEVCRRRRMPIFTVVNKCDRVGEDPLKLVSDVEAELGIIAVAAHWPIHISDPVHGTVFRGVYDRRQKRAFLFERDDRHGADKVETTAIELDGPNDPKLLEVLGNTDEALQAVEKLAHDIELLDMAGHEFDPAAIISGEMTPVYFASALTNFGVEPFLEDFLPLAPAPVGRDSNAGRIEPSGEAFTGFVFKVQANMDPRHRDRVAFLRVCSGRYAAGLEVTHVRTGKSFKLAPPQQFLGRERAFAEEALPGDVVGVHDRGNLRIGDTLAAPGAPKAENGKLLEYVGIPRFAPQHFARILSKDPLRRKALDKGLRELSDEGAAQAFFAESQMGPVPIVGAVGMLQFDVMVHRLENEYGAPCTLEMMPYRFPRWVTGPEAAIRRLGEAQDLTLLTDSKGQQVLVFRDEWRLRWALEKGAEQGLTFHTEAP; encoded by the coding sequence ATTCCATCCGTGACCGCTCCCGCCATTTCCGCTGCCGCCCTCGCCGACCAGATCGCGCGACGCCGCACCTTCGCCATCATCTCGCATCCCGACGCTGGCAAGACCACCTTGACGGAGAAGCTGCTGCTCTACGGCGGCGCCATCCACCAGGCCGGTTCGGTGAAGGCCCGCAAGGCGCAGAAGCACGCCACCTCCGACTGGATGGCGCTCGAGCAAGAGCGCGGCATCTCGGTCACGAGCTCGGTGCTGCAGTTCGAGTATCACGGCTACAACGTCAACCTGCTCGACACGCCCGGCCACGCCGACTTCGGCGAGGACACCTTCCGCACGCTCGTCGCCGCAGACTCGGTCGTGATGCTCCTCGACAACCGCAAGGGCGTCGAAGAGCGGACGCGACAGCTCTTCGAGGTCTGCCGCCGCCGGCGGATGCCGATCTTCACGGTCGTCAACAAGTGCGACCGCGTCGGCGAGGATCCGCTCAAGCTGGTGTCGGACGTCGAGGCCGAGCTCGGCATCATCGCCGTCGCCGCACACTGGCCCATCCACATCTCGGACCCGGTGCACGGCACCGTCTTCCGCGGCGTCTACGACCGCCGCCAGAAGCGCGCGTTCCTCTTCGAGCGCGACGACCGTCACGGCGCGGATAAGGTCGAGACGACGGCCATCGAACTCGACGGCCCGAACGACCCGAAGCTCCTCGAGGTACTTGGCAACACCGACGAGGCGCTGCAGGCCGTCGAGAAGCTCGCCCACGACATCGAGCTGCTCGACATGGCCGGCCACGAGTTCGATCCCGCCGCGATCATCAGCGGCGAGATGACGCCCGTGTACTTCGCCTCGGCCCTCACCAACTTCGGCGTCGAGCCCTTCCTCGAGGACTTCCTGCCCCTCGCACCCGCGCCGGTGGGCCGCGACAGCAACGCCGGCCGCATCGAGCCCAGCGGCGAGGCCTTCACCGGCTTCGTCTTCAAGGTGCAGGCCAATATGGATCCGCGGCATCGCGATCGCGTCGCCTTCCTCCGCGTCTGCAGCGGTCGCTACGCCGCCGGCCTCGAGGTCACGCACGTCCGCACCGGCAAGAGCTTCAAGCTCGCGCCGCCCCAGCAGTTCCTCGGCCGCGAGCGCGCCTTCGCCGAGGAAGCGCTGCCGGGCGACGTCGTCGGCGTGCACGACCGCGGCAACCTCCGCATCGGCGACACGCTCGCCGCGCCGGGAGCCCCGAAGGCCGAGAACGGCAAGCTGCTCGAGTACGTCGGCATCCCGCGATTCGCGCCGCAGCACTTCGCACGCATCCTCTCCAAGGACCCGCTGCGCCGCAAGGCGCTCGACAAAGGCCTGCGCGAACTCTCGGATGAAGGCGCGGCGCAGGCCTTCTTCGCCGAGTCACAGATGGGACCGGTGCCGATCGTCGGCGCCGTCGGTATGCTGCAGTTCGATGTGATGGTCCACCGGCTCGAGAACGAGTACGGCGCGCCCTGCACGCTGGAGATGATGCCGTACCGCTTCCCGCGCTGGGTCACCGGGCCCGAGGCCGCCATCCGCCGGCTCGGCGAGGCCCAGGACCTCACGCTGCTCACCGATTCCAAGGGCCAGCAGGTGCTGGTCTTCCGCGACGAGTGGCGGTTGCGCTGGGCGCTGGAGAAGGGGGCGGAGCAGGGGCTCACGTTCCACACCGAGGCACCTTGA